From Solidesulfovibrio sp., a single genomic window includes:
- the plsY gene encoding glycerol-3-phosphate 1-O-acyltransferase PlsY gives MGLSFVAACGLYLVLTYLVAAFPFGLAVALAGCGIDPRLAGSHNTGATNVARLCGTRYGVVTLLLDLAKGLVPVLVARALSDSAVLLSLVIVVAVAGHMFSVFLYGKGGKGVATTIGVFLAAAPLPALISVAACVAVIKVTGFVSAGSLTLAVCLPILVFFLGPCALTLAALVVAGLVIAKHRENIARLRAGQEKPWRKGAAAA, from the coding sequence CCTTTCCCTTCGGGCTGGCCGTGGCCCTGGCCGGCTGCGGCATCGACCCGAGGCTGGCCGGCAGCCATAACACCGGGGCGACCAACGTCGCCCGGCTTTGCGGCACGCGCTACGGGGTGGTCACCTTGCTGCTCGACCTGGCCAAGGGCCTCGTGCCCGTGCTGGTGGCCCGGGCCCTGTCCGATTCGGCCGTGCTGCTCTCGCTCGTCATCGTCGTCGCCGTGGCCGGGCACATGTTTTCGGTCTTCCTCTACGGCAAGGGCGGCAAGGGCGTGGCCACGACCATCGGCGTGTTCCTGGCCGCGGCGCCGCTGCCGGCGCTTATTTCCGTGGCCGCCTGCGTGGCCGTTATCAAGGTCACGGGCTTCGTGTCCGCCGGTTCGCTGACCCTGGCCGTCTGCCTGCCGATCCTGGTCTTTTTTCTCGGCCCCTGCGCGTTGACCCTGGCCGCCCTGGTGGTGGCCGGGCTGGTGATCGCCAAGCACCGCGAAAACATCGCCCGCTTGCGGGCCGGCCAGGAAAAGCCCTGGCGCAAGGGTGCCGCTGCGGCATGA
- a CDS encoding SGNH/GDSL hydrolase family protein, with product MIHVLYAFAALVAINAPAMWGLARLRPGRGRTAGMGALVALDAAVLVCLVIEIGMALFFAQSDGFNLTMSSRNWFARHWHPVNALGYRDAEPGPKVPGEKLVLVVGDSFAAGHGIDRAEDRFGDVLARDLGSGWRVANAAQIGWDTVDEDQALRAYPLAPDVVVLAYFVNDIYRAAQKADFPLPFTIQFPRSAVAKYLVDHFALANFVYWRLARMGNVDDAAKGFWDRLRAAYVDPAVWAAHEAELDSLVDWCREHRARLIALVIPSLADVSGTAPMTAKVAAYFRQRGVEVVDLTPLLAGRAPSTLVVNGVDSHANVALNAEMAVLLRRAILAGGGGEGAAASAPPAAPR from the coding sequence ATGATCCACGTGTTGTACGCTTTCGCGGCCCTGGTCGCGATCAACGCCCCGGCCATGTGGGGCCTGGCCCGGTTGCGTCCGGGCCGGGGCCGCACCGCCGGCATGGGGGCGCTCGTGGCCCTGGACGCGGCCGTGCTCGTCTGCCTGGTCATCGAAATCGGCATGGCCCTTTTTTTCGCCCAGTCCGACGGCTTCAACCTCACCATGTCCAGCCGCAACTGGTTCGCCCGGCATTGGCATCCGGTCAATGCCCTGGGCTACCGCGACGCCGAGCCCGGGCCCAAGGTCCCGGGGGAAAAGCTCGTGCTGGTGGTGGGGGATTCCTTTGCCGCCGGCCATGGCATCGACCGGGCCGAGGACCGCTTCGGCGACGTGCTGGCCCGGGACCTGGGCTCCGGCTGGCGGGTGGCCAACGCGGCGCAAATCGGCTGGGACACGGTGGACGAGGACCAGGCCCTGCGGGCCTATCCCCTGGCGCCGGACGTGGTCGTGCTGGCCTATTTCGTCAACGACATCTACCGGGCGGCGCAAAAGGCCGACTTCCCCCTGCCCTTCACCATCCAGTTCCCCAGAAGCGCCGTGGCCAAGTACCTGGTCGACCACTTCGCCCTGGCCAATTTCGTCTACTGGCGCCTGGCGCGGATGGGCAATGTGGACGACGCCGCCAAGGGCTTCTGGGACCGGCTTCGGGCCGCCTACGTCGATCCGGCCGTCTGGGCCGCCCACGAGGCCGAGCTCGATTCCCTGGTCGACTGGTGCCGGGAGCACCGGGCGCGCCTGATCGCGCTGGTCATCCCGAGCCTGGCCGACGTGTCCGGCACCGCGCCCATGACGGCCAAGGTCGCGGCCTATTTCCGGCAACGCGGCGTGGAGGTCGTGGACCTGACGCCGCTGCTGGCCGGCCGCGCGCCGTCGACGCTCGTGGTCAACGGCGTGGACAGCCACGCCAACGTGGCGCTCAACGCCGAGATGGCCGTCCTGCTGCGCCGGGCCATCCTGGCCGGGGGGGGCGGCGAGGGAGCGGCCGCGTCCGCCCCGCCCGCGGCGCCCCGATAA
- a CDS encoding isochorismatase family cysteine hydrolase — MDKAFVIVDMLNDFITPGGNLFFPKGQGAVAPIVRLRQAFRAVGAPVIYDNDAHPEDSEEFAHWPVHCVMGTHGARIVDALAAGPGDIVIHKDALSLFADGRAARVLRGLGVKRLYVAGVATEYCVKEAVLHALEAGFAATVVRDAIAAVDLDPEDGARAVAAMAAAGADFATTEELLAELSG, encoded by the coding sequence ATGGACAAGGCCTTCGTCATCGTCGACATGCTCAACGATTTCATCACCCCCGGGGGCAACCTCTTTTTTCCCAAGGGCCAGGGCGCCGTCGCGCCCATCGTCCGGCTGCGCCAGGCTTTCCGGGCCGTCGGCGCGCCCGTGATCTACGACAACGACGCCCATCCCGAGGATTCCGAGGAATTCGCCCACTGGCCCGTCCACTGCGTCATGGGCACCCACGGGGCGCGCATCGTCGACGCCCTGGCCGCCGGGCCCGGGGACATCGTCATCCACAAGGACGCCTTGTCGCTTTTCGCCGACGGCCGGGCCGCCCGGGTGTTGCGGGGCTTGGGGGTGAAGCGGCTTTACGTCGCCGGCGTGGCCACGGAATACTGCGTCAAGGAAGCCGTGCTCCATGCCCTGGAAGCGGGCTTTGCCGCGACCGTGGTCCGCGACGCCATCGCCGCCGTGGACCTCGATCCCGAGGACGGGGCGCGCGCCGTGGCGGCCATGGCCGCGGCCGGGGCGGATTTCGCCACCACCGAGGAACTGCTGGCCGAGCTGTCCGGATAG
- a CDS encoding PAS domain S-box protein gives MLEPHPFGRRIREKRQALLAADPAYSLRRLAARLGIQPSYLSRLERGASPSLSEEHLLALAAELGEPPDTLLALAGKVPADVRLALLARPGALFPLIRELAALPEPGLSPWHDLRTLATSFRETQRLARVGSFTRDLVTGQDFWSEEFQRIFGLHSDSPIPNYGDFLALVHPDDRPVVAAVRRKLLAGKGPLRYIYRFRRADGLWRHAKAVARGERDASGQLTRIHGTVQDVTTEWQAQENLRSMSRFPEDNPHPVLRLGPDGRLAYANPASAPLLDGLAMTMGDPAAPPLAEAANLARETGTAQRVDILLGDRIVEIALCPIPGNGSVNGYGRDVTGERRSAPGEESGESRYHQLFDDAGLGLFRSTPGGRILSVNPAMARLFGYATPREMLDHIGQAAAKVFLDPGKRTEIVTQLQRDSGPHRLEVLNRRRDGTPFIGRLCVRLVVHDGQPVVEGFVEDITERKRMEEELTAREERLQTHLRNFPLPSLTFALRDRELVLVDANKAAEALFRGRIAPCLEAPAGAIFDGAPDVYLALWSAFEARRTSRKRLAFRPPGAPEAGLFDMTFVFAAPDTVMLHAEDVTALERAREEVRQSAGQLRAILDHVPYAASLVGPDGRTLFLNKAFIDIVGYGPDEIPDAATWLEKAYPDPGLRARVAADWQAAIGRQGSRIFPVRCGDGIDRNMEFTAVPLPDGKMLLTMRLVDAPPIA, from the coding sequence GGCCGCCGAACTGGGCGAACCGCCGGATACCCTCCTGGCCCTGGCCGGCAAGGTCCCGGCGGACGTGCGCCTGGCCCTTCTGGCCCGGCCGGGCGCGCTTTTCCCCCTGATCCGGGAGCTGGCCGCCCTGCCCGAACCGGGCCTCTCGCCCTGGCACGACCTGCGCACCCTGGCCACCTCCTTTCGCGAAACCCAACGCCTGGCCCGGGTCGGCAGCTTCACCCGCGACCTGGTCACGGGCCAGGATTTCTGGTCCGAGGAATTCCAGCGCATCTTCGGCCTGCACTCGGACAGCCCCATCCCGAACTACGGAGACTTCCTCGCCCTGGTGCATCCCGACGACCGGCCGGTCGTCGCGGCGGTGCGCCGCAAGCTGCTGGCCGGCAAGGGCCCCCTGCGCTACATCTATCGCTTCCGCCGGGCCGACGGCCTGTGGCGCCATGCCAAGGCCGTGGCCCGGGGCGAGCGGGATGCCTCCGGCCAGCTCACGCGCATCCACGGCACGGTGCAGGACGTCACCACCGAATGGCAGGCCCAGGAAAACCTGCGCTCCATGTCCCGGTTCCCCGAGGACAATCCCCATCCGGTCCTGCGCCTCGGCCCGGACGGCCGACTGGCCTACGCCAATCCGGCCAGCGCGCCCCTTTTGGACGGCCTGGCCATGACCATGGGCGACCCCGCGGCCCCTCCCCTGGCCGAGGCGGCGAACCTGGCCCGGGAAACGGGCACCGCCCAACGCGTCGACATCCTCCTTGGCGACAGGATCGTGGAAATCGCCCTGTGCCCGATTCCCGGCAACGGCTCGGTCAACGGCTACGGCCGCGACGTCACCGGGGAACGGCGGTCCGCGCCGGGCGAGGAATCCGGGGAGTCCCGCTACCACCAGCTTTTCGACGACGCCGGCCTGGGGCTTTTCCGGTCCACGCCGGGCGGCCGCATCCTCTCGGTCAACCCGGCCATGGCCCGCCTGTTCGGCTACGCCACGCCCCGGGAAATGCTCGACCACATCGGCCAGGCCGCGGCCAAGGTCTTCCTGGACCCGGGCAAGCGGACGGAAATCGTCACCCAGCTGCAGCGCGACAGCGGGCCGCATCGCCTGGAAGTCCTCAACCGGCGCCGGGACGGCACGCCGTTTATCGGCCGGCTGTGCGTCCGGCTGGTCGTGCACGACGGGCAGCCGGTGGTGGAGGGGTTCGTCGAGGACATCACCGAACGCAAGCGGATGGAAGAGGAACTGACGGCCCGCGAAGAACGCCTCCAGACCCATCTGCGCAATTTTCCCCTGCCGAGCCTGACCTTCGCCCTGCGGGACCGCGAACTCGTGCTGGTCGACGCCAACAAGGCGGCCGAGGCGCTTTTCCGGGGACGGATCGCCCCCTGCCTGGAAGCGCCGGCCGGGGCCATCTTCGACGGGGCCCCGGACGTCTACCTGGCCCTGTGGAGCGCCTTCGAGGCCCGCCGGACCAGCCGCAAACGGCTGGCCTTCCGCCCGCCCGGGGCGCCCGAAGCCGGCCTCTTCGACATGACCTTCGTCTTCGCCGCGCCGGACACGGTCATGCTCCACGCCGAGGACGTCACGGCCCTGGAACGGGCCCGGGAGGAGGTGCGCCAAAGCGCGGGACAGCTGCGCGCCATCCTCGACCACGTGCCCTACGCGGCCAGTCTGGTCGGCCCGGACGGACGCACGCTGTTTCTCAACAAGGCGTTCATAGATATCGTGGGCTACGGGCCGGACGAGATTCCCGACGCCGCCACCTGGCTGGAAAAAGCCTACCCGGACCCGGGCCTGCGGGCTCGCGTCGCCGCCGACTGGCAGGCGGCCATCGGCCGGCAAGGCTCAAGGATTTTTCCGGTCCGCTGCGGCGACGGCATCGACCGGAACATGGAGTTCACGGCCGTGCCCCTTCCCGACGGCAAGATGCTTTTGACCATGCGCCTGGTCGACGCCCCGCCCATCGCCTAA